In Pseudomonas flavescens, the sequence CGGAGCGAGTGCGGCGACGCCATGCGCTGCTGGTGGTGGGGCTGACGCTGGTGGCCGTGCTGCTGAGCATCTGCCTGGGGCGCAGCAGCGCGGGCTGGCAGTTCGAGTGGCCGTCTTCGCTGATCTGGGCGTTGCGCTGGCCGCGCGTGCTCACCGCCGCCGCAGCGGGCTGTGGCCTGGCCATCGCCGGGGTACTGCTGCAGCGACTGCTGCGCAACCCGCTGGCAAGCCCGGATATCCTCGGTCTTTCGGCGGGCGCGACCCTGGCGGTGATGCTGGCGCTGATGATCTTTGGCGGTTCGCTGCTGGGCTTCACCGCGCCGATCGCGGCCTTCATCGGCAGCCTCGCGGTGCTCGCCGTGCTCCTGCTGCTAGGCCGTCGCCATCAGTATTCGCCGGCGCTGATGGCACTGGTGGGCATTTCCCTCACGGCACTGCTCAATGCGGCGTTGCAGTTTGGTCTGGCCAAGGGCACGGCCGATTCCTTCGCACTGCTTGGCTGGCTGGCGGGTTCGACTTACCGGGTCTCGGCGGCGCAATCGCTGTGGCTGGCTGCCGGGGTGCTGCTACTGGGCGTGCTCAGCCTGCTCTGCCACCGCGCACTGACGCTGATCTCCATCGGCGATGGAGTGGCGCTGAGCCGTGGCCTGAACGTACCTGCTGCACGTCTGGCGCTGCTGGTGCTGGTGTCGCTACTCTGCGCGCTGGTCACCAGCCTGATGGGACCGGTGGCCTTTCTCGGCTTGCTGGCACCGCACATGGCGGCGATTCTTGGTGCGCGGCGGGTGGTGTCGCAGCTGTTGCTCGCTGCGGCGTTGGGCGGCGTGCTGATGTTGCTGGCAGACTGGTTCGGTCGCGTGCTGATCTTTCCCTTGCAACTGCCGGTCGGCATCGTCGCGTCGGTGGTGTGCGGCAGCTATTTCGTTTACCTGCTGGTCAAGAGGCGCCTGGCATGAAGGATCTGTTGCGCGCTGTGTCGCTGCTGTTGTGCCTGGTGGCCGGCTTCGCCGGTGCACAACCGCGGGTGGTGGCGTTGAGCTGGGAAGCGGCTGAGCACCTGCTGAAACTGGATATCACCCCCATTGCCGTGGCCGACGCCGAGGACTACCGCACCTGGGTGGTGCGCCCACGCCTGCCGGACGAGGTGCCAAGCGCCGGCTCGCGTACCGAGCCGAATCTGGAATTGCTGGCGCAACTGAAGCCGGAACTGATCGTCATTCCACCGCTGCTCGAGGACATCCGCGGCAAGCTGGAGCGCATCGCGCCGGTGGCCGCTTACAGCAGTTTCAGCCAGCAGCACGACAATTATCTCACCGCCCGTGACAACTACCTGGCGCTGGCGCAGCGTTTCGGGCGCGAGGAACAGGCGCTGCGTGAGTTGGCGGCGATGCAGGCACGGGTCGATGAACTGCATCGCCGTCTGGTCGAGCATTTCCGCGGGCGTTTGCCGAAGGTCACGGTGATCCGCTTTTCATCGCCCACGGCGGTGTTCATCAATGGCGCCAACTCCATGGCCGATCACGCCATGCAGTTGCTGCATCTGCAGCCTGCCTACCCGCTGCCGCGCAGTCCCTGGGGCATCGTGCAATCGCCAGTGACCACCCTGGGGCGCATCGAAGACGGTGTGATTCTGCATATCGAACCCTTCGCCGCGCAGGATCAGCTGTTCGATACACCGCTCTGGAACGCCATGCCGTTCGTGCGCGAAGGCCGCTTCGGCGCCATGCGTTCGACCTGGACCTACGGCGGGGTGTTTTCCATCGAATACCTGGCCGAAGCGATCAGCGAGGCGCTGCTGCGTCTGCCCGCCCGCTGAGTTGCAGAGCCTGACGCGGACGGCCAGCCCATTCCCGGCGTCTCCCGTCTAGCGGATCGCTGTCCGGCCTGGTGAGATGTTGCGCAGCGACGCGGCTTGCGCTTAGGCGCAAACAAACCCTAGAGTTGCGCGAATTTGCAATTCGAACCGTGCAAGCCAGTATCATCATGGGGGCGTGGGGCTCTTCGGTACTGTGCAACAGGGTCATCAGCGGGGCTTCATGCGTTTTTTTCTGATCATTCTTCTGGCGATCTGCCCGGTACTGGCGAGCGCTGCGGGGCCGGCCGTGTTCGACGAGAACACCCGAGCCCTGCCGCTCGGCCAGGCGATGTCGGTGTTCGAGGATGTGCGCGGCGACAAGAGCATCGACGACGTCACCTCCAGCGCCCTGCAGGGCAGCTTTCGCGATCACGACAAACCGGTACTCAATGCAGGCTATTCGCGCTCGGCCTTCTGGGTACGTATCGACCTGCAGTACCGGCCCCACGACTCCGAGCACAGCCGCCAAAATCAGCACTGGCTGCTAGAACTGGCCTATCCACCGCTGGATCGGCTGGAGCTCTACGAGGAGGGCGCAGATGGCCGCTTTCGCCTGACCCAGCGAACCGGTGATGCGCTGCCGTTTTCCAGCCGCGAGATCCGCCAGAACAACTACCTGTTCCCCCTCGACTTCAAGCCGGAACAGGTACGGCGAATCTACCTGCGGCTCGAGAGCCAGGGCTCCATCCAGGCGCCGCTGACCCTCTGGTCGCCCACCGCCTATCTCGAGGAGCAGCCAGCGCGCATCTACGTGCTGGGCGTCATCTACGGCGTGTTGCTGGTGATGCTGATCTACAACCTGTTCATCTTCATAAGCGTACGTGATACCAGTTACCTCTATTACATCCTCTACATCGCCTCGTTCGGGCTCTACCAGGTATCGGTCAACGGTGCCGGCATCGAGTTCTTCTGGCCTGACAGCCCCTGGTGGGCGAACGTCGCCACGCCGTTCCTGATCGGCGCCACGGCGCTGTTCGGCTGTCAGTTCGCGCGCAGTTTCCTGCAGACCGGCGAGCACAGCCCCTGGGTGGACCGCAGCCTGTTGCTGCTGATGCTCTGGGGCACGGCGGTGATGGTGTTGGCGCTGACCGTCAGCTACGCCGTCTCGTTACGTCTGGCTACCGTGCTG encodes:
- a CDS encoding ABC transporter substrate-binding protein, coding for MKDLLRAVSLLLCLVAGFAGAQPRVVALSWEAAEHLLKLDITPIAVADAEDYRTWVVRPRLPDEVPSAGSRTEPNLELLAQLKPELIVIPPLLEDIRGKLERIAPVAAYSSFSQQHDNYLTARDNYLALAQRFGREEQALRELAAMQARVDELHRRLVEHFRGRLPKVTVIRFSSPTAVFINGANSMADHAMQLLHLQPAYPLPRSPWGIVQSPVTTLGRIEDGVILHIEPFAAQDQLFDTPLWNAMPFVREGRFGAMRSTWTYGGVFSIEYLAEAISEALLRLPAR